The following coding sequences are from one Streptomyces venezuelae window:
- a CDS encoding GntR family transcriptional regulator has protein sequence MRVPAHSVCTAIRDDIVAGVYARGGKLTEELLARRYGVSRVPVREALRTLEAEGFVVTRRHAGACVAEPTEQEAADLLEVRTLLEPLAAARAAQRRTDAHLKVLRGLVRLGQERARSGLGEDLRSLGGWFHETLAQASGSPGLTALLTPLRHKIAWMYVVERSAAPGESWSEHAAIVDAVARGDAQRARTLTAAHVERTRASHRLRPAHGSGRVRDPQHPVNTMSLHN, from the coding sequence ATGCGCGTTCCCGCGCACTCTGTATGCACGGCCATTCGGGACGACATAGTCGCCGGTGTGTACGCAAGGGGCGGAAAGCTCACCGAGGAACTCCTCGCGCGTCGCTACGGAGTCTCCCGCGTCCCCGTGCGCGAGGCCCTGCGCACTCTGGAGGCCGAGGGCTTCGTCGTGACCCGCAGACACGCGGGCGCGTGCGTCGCCGAGCCGACGGAGCAGGAGGCCGCGGACCTCCTGGAGGTCAGGACGCTGCTCGAACCGCTCGCCGCGGCCCGCGCCGCGCAGCGCCGCACGGACGCCCACCTGAAAGTCCTGCGGGGACTCGTCAGGCTGGGCCAGGAGCGCGCCAGGAGCGGCCTGGGGGAGGATCTGCGCTCCCTGGGCGGCTGGTTCCACGAGACGCTCGCCCAGGCGTCCGGCAGCCCCGGCCTCACGGCGCTGCTCACCCCGCTCCGGCACAAGATTGCCTGGATGTACGTCGTGGAGCGCTCGGCGGCGCCGGGCGAGTCCTGGTCCGAGCATGCGGCGATCGTCGACGCGGTCGCCCGCGGGGACGCGCAGCGGGCGAGGACGCTGACGGCGGCGCACGTCGAACGGACGCGCGCGTCCCACCGACTCCGTCCCGCGCACGGGAGCGGCCGTGTGAGGGATCCGCAACATCCCGTAAACACGATGAGTCTCCACAATTAA
- a CDS encoding HPr family phosphocarrier protein, whose protein sequence is MAERRVNVGWAEGLHARPASIFVRAATAAGVPVTIAKADGNPVNAASMLAVLGLGAQGGEEIVLASDAEGADAALDRLAKLVAEGLEELPETV, encoded by the coding sequence ATGGCTGAGCGCCGCGTCAACGTCGGCTGGGCCGAGGGCCTTCACGCCCGACCCGCCTCCATCTTCGTCCGCGCGGCCACGGCCGCCGGCGTCCCCGTGACGATCGCCAAGGCCGACGGCAACCCGGTCAACGCCGCTTCGATGCTCGCGGTGCTCGGCCTGGGCGCCCAGGGCGGCGAAGAGATCGTGCTCGCCTCCGACGCCGAGGGTGCCGACGCCGCCCTCGACCGTCTGGCGAAGCTGGTCGCCGAGGGGCTCGAGGAGCTTCCGGAGACGGTCTAG